The following proteins are co-located in the Desulfoscipio sp. XC116 genome:
- the dinB gene encoding DNA polymerase IV, which produces MTIIHVDMDAFFASVEQRDNPELRGRPVAVGGSPDQRGVVAAASYEARRFGVRSAMAMAIAVKLCPGLVIVPTNHRRYKQVSDVVMEIFRSYTPVVEPLSLDEAFLDVTGSEKLFGSPETIGMEIQRRIEEELQLSASVGIGPNKFIAKLASDYQKPGGFTVIPSEKVLDFLTPLPVEKIWGTGEKTVDRLKRVGIKTIGQLRELSLDFLEGSFGRYGRALYGFARGKDDRPVEPHREAKSIGKEITFPEDVGNMEELRQTLRALAEEVGRSLRRKDIKCGSVTLKIKYPDRQLVTRTERLPEPTNLTGIIYGTAGFLLNKHCKPPVRLIGITCTGLTGERLITLFRDEKQVREEKITATLDKLKDRYGEDVVRVASLFKKREK; this is translated from the coding sequence CGGATCAAAGGGGTGTGGTGGCGGCCGCTTCGTACGAGGCGCGCCGGTTCGGCGTGCGGTCGGCGATGGCCATGGCTATTGCCGTAAAGCTTTGCCCCGGGTTGGTTATTGTGCCAACCAACCATAGAAGGTATAAGCAAGTATCCGATGTGGTGATGGAGATTTTCCGTTCTTATACGCCTGTGGTGGAGCCCCTTTCGCTGGATGAAGCGTTCCTGGACGTAACCGGAAGCGAGAAGCTGTTCGGATCGCCGGAGACTATCGGGATGGAGATCCAAAGGCGCATAGAGGAAGAACTGCAGCTATCCGCCTCGGTGGGCATCGGTCCCAATAAGTTTATCGCCAAGCTGGCTTCGGATTACCAAAAGCCCGGCGGTTTTACGGTCATTCCGTCGGAGAAAGTGTTGGACTTTCTGACGCCGCTGCCGGTGGAAAAGATATGGGGTACCGGTGAGAAGACTGTGGACAGGTTAAAACGCGTTGGTATTAAGACTATTGGTCAGCTGCGGGAACTGTCCCTTGATTTTTTGGAGGGGAGTTTCGGCAGGTACGGCAGGGCGCTGTACGGTTTCGCCCGGGGCAAGGATGACAGGCCGGTGGAGCCGCACCGCGAAGCCAAGTCAATTGGCAAGGAGATCACTTTCCCAGAGGATGTTGGGAACATGGAGGAACTGCGGCAGACACTGCGCGCGCTGGCGGAAGAGGTCGGGCGCAGTCTGCGTCGTAAAGACATTAAATGCGGCTCGGTTACTCTAAAAATCAAATACCCCGATCGCCAACTGGTCACCCGTACCGAAAGGTTGCCCGAACCCACGAACCTGACCGGTATCATTTATGGAACGGCCGGATTTTTACTGAATAAGCACTGCAAACCGCCGGTCAGGCTTATCGGCATAACATGCACCGGGCTGACCGGGGAACGGTTAATTACCTTGTTTCGGGACGAAAAACAGGTCAGGGAGGAAAAAATCACGGCGACCCTGGATAAGCTGAAGGACCGTTACGGCGAAGATGTTGTCAGGGTGGCAAGTTTGTTTAAAAAACGCGAAAAATAA
- a CDS encoding GGDEF domain-containing protein, whose amino-acid sequence MYNIEYIMSSPVFSITSGESVSQAAKYMQEHKVGGLPVIEGETLIGIITSKDVRFHHPNRIVADSMSNPVISCEPGDTIWEAAELLDKYKIERMPVLKNNKVVGMITKSTIMKHMGQLYDPLTGIYNASYIYQVASKLLSEGHEISVALFDVNNFGQLNKKYGHVYGDHCLKQIVKVFKDTIQASCDFVCRYGGDEFVLISLRKINNTEKLVKIIVDLIAVETSKAGVSATVSAGICGGQRRYARSELKCYEVVENLINKASLASTKAKVINESYIVETD is encoded by the coding sequence ATGTATAACATAGAGTACATAATGAGTAGCCCTGTTTTTTCAATTACCTCCGGAGAAAGTGTCTCACAAGCCGCCAAGTATATGCAAGAACATAAAGTCGGCGGATTGCCGGTTATAGAAGGTGAAACTTTAATTGGCATAATTACTTCCAAAGATGTACGTTTTCATCACCCCAACCGGATTGTGGCCGATTCAATGAGCAACCCGGTTATTTCATGTGAACCCGGTGATACAATTTGGGAAGCAGCGGAGCTGTTAGATAAATATAAAATAGAACGTATGCCTGTGTTAAAAAACAATAAAGTAGTCGGAATGATAACCAAATCCACAATAATGAAACATATGGGTCAACTATATGACCCATTAACCGGCATATATAATGCCAGTTATATATATCAGGTTGCTTCAAAGTTACTTTCGGAAGGACATGAAATTTCCGTAGCTTTATTTGATGTAAATAATTTTGGACAATTGAACAAAAAATACGGCCATGTATACGGCGATCATTGTTTGAAACAAATAGTTAAAGTTTTTAAAGATACCATACAAGCAAGCTGTGACTTTGTTTGCAGATATGGCGGTGACGAATTCGTCCTTATTTCTCTAAGAAAAATAAATAATACTGAAAAACTAGTTAAAATTATAGTTGATTTAATAGCTGTTGAAACCTCCAAGGCCGGAGTTTCCGCTACTGTATCGGCCGGTATTTGTGGTGGCCAAAGAAGGTATGCCAGAAGTGAATTAAAATGTTATGAAGTAGTTGAAAATCTAATAAACAAAGCAAGCTTAGCTTCTACAAAAGCTAAAGTGATTAATGAAAGTTATATTGTGGAAACGGATTAA
- a CDS encoding HD-GYP domain-containing protein: protein MHLNIETVNSMLLKFPQDLRMHSLNVCYLAQKMAQYAGYTHKEIKKITLGALLHDIGKSCIDERILYKPTRLSEKEFSIIKQHTVLGTKIISSFEKCNNLLPIILYHHEHWDGNGYEGLSGRDIPEPARIVAIADAFDAMTSPRPYQKPKTLNDALSELNRNRGLQFDPDLVQAFELCIVELIKTPLKTSDINFWHKAFSNIV, encoded by the coding sequence TTGCATTTAAATATAGAAACTGTCAATAGCATGCTTCTGAAGTTTCCTCAAGACCTGAGGATGCATTCTTTAAATGTATGCTACCTTGCTCAGAAAATGGCCCAATATGCCGGTTACACACACAAAGAGATAAAAAAAATAACATTGGGGGCTTTATTGCACGATATCGGTAAAAGCTGCATTGATGAAAGAATACTTTATAAACCCACTAGACTATCGGAAAAAGAATTTTCCATAATTAAACAACATACAGTGTTAGGCACCAAAATAATATCCTCTTTTGAAAAATGCAATAATCTTTTACCAATTATCCTTTATCATCATGAGCACTGGGATGGAAATGGTTACGAAGGTTTGTCAGGAAGGGATATACCTGAACCGGCACGCATTGTAGCCATAGCGGATGCATTTGACGCAATGACAAGCCCCAGGCCATATCAAAAGCCTAAAACCCTAAATGATGCTCTTTCAGAACTTAACAGGAATAGAGGCCTGCAATTTGACCCTGATTTAGTCCAGGCATTTGAATTATGTATTGTAGAATTAATTAAGACGCCTCTCAAAACAAGCGATATTAATTTCTGGCATAAAGCATTTAGCAATATTGTATAA